The Pseudanabaena sp. ABRG5-3 genome includes the window TGTGATCTGATTCACTGAAAATAGATCCAATATCTAGAAGTTTGGCTCTGTGATGTCTCTATTTGTGATCTCAATTCAAGAAATATCCATACAGTCTCTTTAACTCAAAACCTTGCTGGGAATGGGTTTTACTCCCCTAAAGTGTAGTGATGTTTTAGGGGATTGATATTAGATGTTGCTACTTCTTGGTCACTTCAGCGATCGCATCATTGAGTTTGCCACTGCGGAAACCCTCTAAATCCAGCGTAATCGAGGTAAAGCCATAGTCTCGGAAGGCTTTGGTGAGATTGGACATATCTATAATGTTGATAAGTTCACTGAGGCGATCGCTTGGGACTTCGATTTTGGCGGTATCTCCCATTGAGCGCACTCTAATGTCGCCTTTCCAGCCATGATCGCGTAAATATTGTTCGGCATTGCCCACGCGCCGCAATTTCTCAACCGTAATCTCTTCACCATAGGGAAATCGCGAACTTAGGCAGGGCTGTGAAGGCTTGTCCCACCAAGGCATTCCTAAATATTGCGATAACATGCGTACTTCTATTTTGCTGATGCCTACTTCGGCAAGAGGCGATCGCACGCCGCGTTCCTTTGCGGCCTGAATCCCCGGACGATAATCCTGTAAATCATCAGCATTTAAGCCATCGACGACATAGCCATAGCCCATCGTTTTGGCGAGGGGTTTTAGTGTGTCATGGAGTTCGCTTTTGCAAAAATAACAACGATTAATCGGATTAGAGGTGTAATTAGGATTATTCATCTCATCGGTTTGGACGATTTGATGCTTGATGCCAATAAATTCGGCTTGGACTGTGGCGGCGGCGAGGTCAGCAGGTAATAATGACGGTGAGTTAGCGGTAATAGCTAAGGCGCGATCGCCTAAAACATCAAAGGCAACTTTGGCAACAAGGGTACTGTCGATGCCGCCAGAGTAAGCAACAAGGACTTCGGTGGCTTCATTAAAAATGTGACGTAAGCGATCGAGCTTGTCGGATAGGGTGGCATTTAACATAAAAACTCTGGATACTTATTGTTTAATATTTTGACATCTGCCCTTTGGAATCTTTATTTGGAATCGTTATTATTTGGCGAGAAATCATGGACAAGTTAAGAAATACCTCAATTAGCAAGTTTCTCAGTAAATATCTACGCCATGAGCCAGCAAAAATTGGCTTGAGTCTCGATGTTGGTGGTTGGGTGAAGGTCGATGATTTGCTAACGGCTAGTTCTAAGCACAACTTCGTAATTAGTCGTGAGGAATTAGAGGAAGTTGTCGCAACTAATGCCAAGCAACGCTTTTCCTTTGATCCAACGGGAACTTTGATTCGGGCTAATCAAGGGCATAGTGTGGAAGTGGATTTGCAATTGGAGCCAATGCAGCCCCCTGATGTGTTGTATCACGGCACTGCGGAAAAGAATGTGGAAGCTATTGGGCATTTAGGTTTGCAGAAAATGTCTCGTCATCATGTCCATTTATCGATGGATTTGGTAACTGCAAAAATGGTGGGGCAAAGACATGGTAAACCTGTGGTGTTTGAGGTTGATGCGGCGGCGATGTACAAGGCAGGATCTATTTTCTATTGTTCCGCTAATCAAGTGTGGTTAGTCGATCACGTTCCACCTGAGTATTTACAAATTTGCATCAAACAAAGTTTGTAAATCCAGTCTTTATACTTGCAATTAACGGTTCAGATTTTTGTCGATCAAGCAATTTGCTAAATGAGTATCTTGAACTGTTTCCGTATAGAAATTACGCAATCTAAGTTTTTTATGTATTTTTTATGTATTTTTTATGTCTTAGCAAAGTAATTTGATCGCTACCGCACAAGCCTTTAACTCTGGCTGCTTGGAGTCGGGACAGGCTTCGGGATGGGTGAGGGCATTAGCTTCGGCATTATCTGCCCAGAGCTTTCCCCAGTGCATCGGGACGAATAATACACCTCGCGCGATCGCCTCTGTCACTAGCGCGGGAAATTTAGAAGAACCACGTCGCGATTTAACTTCTACAAGATCGCCATTATGGATACTGAATTTCGCTGCATCTTTCGGATGGATTTCGATAAAAGGATTAGGGTACATTTGTCGAATCTTGTCGATGCGTCCTGTGCGGGTTTGGGTGTGCCAATGTCCATATAGTCTACCAGTGGTGAGAATGAATGGATATTGCTCATCAGGGACTTCAAAGACACCTTGGGAATGATAGCTACCAAATTTGGCTTTGCGATCGCTAGTATGAAATTGCCAATCGGTATAGAGCCGTTTGTTATGCTTGTGATCTAGTTCAGGGGCATGGTCAGGATTCGGCCATTGGATTACGCCAAGTTCAGAGAGCTTGGCATGGCTAAGCCCTGTGATATCGCAGGGGCGATCGCGAGTGATCTGTGCAAATTCTGCATAGACCTCAGCCGAATTTTGGAATGGAAATTTATCGACAAAACCTAATCTCTTTCCAACTTCTGCAAAGATTTCCCAATCGGCGCGAGCTTCACCGAGGGGCGGCTGAAAAGCTTGACAGAGGGTGACACAACGTTCGGAATTAGTCATCGTGCCAGTCTTCTCGCTCCATTGTGTGGCGGGAAGGAGAACATGGGCAAAGGCGGATGTTTCCGTAGGATAATAGGCATCTTGATAGATGGTGAAAGGCGATCGCCTTAAAGCCGCTTTTGTTCGCACCAGATCGGGAAAGCTAACAGCAGGATTTGTCGCCGCAATCCAGAGAAAATCTACTTCATGAGCTTCTAATCCACGAATCATATCCCAAGCTGTGCGTCCAACCTGTGGCGAAATCTTTCCAGATGGCAACTGCCAAAATGCTTCTAGTTCGGCGCGATGTTCAGGGTTCGTAACGGAACGATAACCTGGGAGTAAATGGGCTAAACCGCCTGCTTCTCTTCCTCCCATAGCATTGGGTTGACCCGTCAGTGAAAATGGTCCTGCACCTTCTTTCCCAATCTGAGCAGTGAGTAAATGCAGATTGATAATACATTGGACTTTGGCTGTGCCTTGAGTGGATTGATTAACACCCATTGACCAAATGGAGAGAACTCGTTGCGATTCTGCCCAATATTTAGCGGCAAGTTCTAAATCTTCGATGCTAATCCCACAACGTCTTGAGACAAATTCGGGGGTATAGAGTTGAGTAATTTCAGCAAATTCGGCAAAACCTGTGGTGTGATTTTCGATGAATTGGCGATCGCATTTATCCCAGAGTAATAGCAAATGGGCGATGCCATTTAATAAATCGATATCTGTCCCCGGTTGAATCGCTAGATGAAGGTCAGCGACTTCGGCGGTTTGAGTACGGCGCGGATCAACGACAATTAATTTAACGTGAGAATTTTTTTTATGATGGCGGCGAAAGCGATTGAAGATAATCGGATGGCATTCGGCGGTATTTGTGCCGATCGCAAATAAACAATCCGTTAAATCCAAATCTTCGTAGCAACAAGGAGGTCCATCGGAGCCAAAGCTTTTGATATAGCCCGAAACTGCGGAAGACATACAGAGTCTGGAGTTAGCATCAAAATTATTGGTTCCTAAACAGCCTTTAAATAATTTTTGGGCAATGTAATAGTCTTCAGTCTGGAATTGACCTGAACCATACATACAGAGAGCATCTGCACCTTTGGTAGCTAGCACTTGCTGAATCTGATTAGTAATCGCATCAAGAGCTTCATCCCAACTGACTTGACGAAATTCTTGATCAAGGCGATCACGCATCATTGGGTGTAGCAGTCGATCCTTTTGAATCGATTCGGCAATGGTTGCACCCTTGACGCAGACCATACCTTGACTAGAGGGATGACTGCGATCGCCTCGCACCTTAAAGCGATCGGGAAATTTGAGTGTGGGTTCTTTACCAGTCTCCACGACTTCTAAACCGCAGCCGACACCACAATAGGGACAGAGGGTTTTGGCGATTTGTGGTGTGGCACTGGCATTAGAAGGAGTAGTTGCAGACATAGATGATATTGAGCTATTGACGAACAGCTACTTTTTTGGTGGCGAAACCTTTTACGGGATCAAAGTAGCTAGCTTCAGTAAATCGTGAATATGGCATGGATTGCAATGCTGCGATCGGATCATTGGGATCAAATACAGAACCATCGGCTAAGGCAATGGGTGAGCGATCCTCATCGGCGATCGCTATTTCTAATTCCTTGGCAGCCTGTTGATAGACATTGGTTGCTAGCAAGTTATAGATCACTTCTGCATAGTTCTCAGGGAAATTGACTAAGCCCCAACGCGCCATTTGCGTTAATACCCACAAATGTTCTTTACGGGATGGCATATTGCCCACCCCAAACTGACAGAAGTCCTGATCATACTTTGCTGCCATCGTACTGACGCGATAGGGACCTGCAAATCCAGGGCGGATATAGGTGGGATCAAGATTGAGGTACTCTGGTTTTGCTAACGTCAGTACTACTTCATCGCGATTTTCTAAGGGTTCACAGAACTGGGATGCTTCTAGTAATGCCTTGACTACAGCAAGATGGGTATTGGGATATTGCTCCGCCCAATCCTTGCGAACTCCTAAGACTTTTTCGGGATGTCCACGCCAGATATCGAGGTCAGTCGCCACGACAAAGCCGACATTATCATGCACAGCCCGCACATTCCAAGGCTCACCGACGCAGTAACCAATGATATTGTTTGCCATCAGATTAGAAACCATTTGCGGTGGTGGAATCACGATGACATCCACATCCTTGTCTGGTTCCATGCCACCACTAGCTAACCAATGCCTGAGCAATAGATTGTGCATGGATGCGTGATGCACCATACCCATCGCAGGGTTATATGCCTCATCTTGGAATTTATCAATATAAGCTTTCAAGGAAGCGAGATCATGCACCCCTTCGTTTTGGAGTCTCTTACTCAGGGTGATGGCATTACCATTCCGACTCATAGTTAAAGATGTCACGACGGGCACAGGAATTTTATTACCCATACCGAGAGTAATTGCGAGAGGCATTCCCGTTACCATTTGGGCTGCGTCGAGGCGACCTTCACGAATTCCTTCCGCCAGATCATTCCAGCTCGTTTCTTTGGAAAGAGTGACATCTAAGCCATATTTGGCAAATAGTCCTTTCTCTTGTGCGATCGCAAAGGGGGCGCAGTCGGTGAGAGGAATGTAGCCAATGGTAAGGTTGGTTTTCTCGATATTGCCAAGACTGATCGCCGCATTGCTCTTGTTCTTAGCCCGTTCGATTTTGATTTGTTTCTGGCGATCGAGGAAGTTAACAACTTCACCTCTAAGACGGTAATAGTTGGGATGATTGACAGCTTCTAGTTTTTTGCGAGGATGGGGCAAATCAACGGTGAGAACTTGACCAATTTTCGCTTCGGGCCCGTTAGTCATCATCACAATGCGATCGCTTAGCAGCAGAGCTTCATCTACATCATGGGTAATCATTACTGCCGAGATTTTATGCTCATCGCAAATCTGCATTAACTTTTCTTGTAATCGCCCTCTAGTTAAGGCATCCAATGCGCCAAAGGGTTCATCTAATAGCAGAATTTTCGGCTTAATTGACAAGGCTCGAGCAATACCAACCCTTTGCTTCATCCCACCTGAAATTTCTCTAGGATACTTATCCGCAGCATGACTTAAGCCCACTAAGTCAATATTTTCTTGAATAATGCGGCGGCGTTCCTCTTTTGGCAAATCCCTTAACACCCGATTTACCGCCAAGCCAATATTCTGACGTACCGTTAGCCAAGGCAACAGTGAATGGTTTTGGAACACCAACATGCGATCGGGACCTGGTTCACGCACTTCACGTCCTTCTAGGACAATCCCCCCTTCACTAGCTCGATCTAATCCAGAGAGGATATTCAGCACTGTCGATTTACCACAGCCTGAATGTCCAATAATTGAGACAAATTCACCTTCCTTCATCTCAAAGTAAACATCTTTGACCGCAACATAGGGTTGCCCTTTGTTGGTTTTAAAAACACGACTAATGTGATCTATTTCTAGGAATTTGGACATTGTTTTTGGTGATTGGTGATTGGTGATTGGCTAATAGCTAACGACTATTCCGCATCATCAGCTAAGGCAAAGCGACTATAGAGAAATTCAAGGATATAGTTACGAAGGCTGTAGTAGCGAGGATCGTCAGCGATCACTTTGCGATCTCGAGGACGTGCAAATGGCACATCGATAACTTCGGCAATATGGGCGGCGGGACCATTGCTCATCATCACAATGCGATCGGCGAGGAAGAGAGCTTCATCGATCTCGTGGGTAATCATCAGAGCCGTAACCCGATTTTTGCGCCAAATTGCGAGCAATTCTTCCTGCAATTCTTCTCGAGTCATCACGTCCAAGGCTCCAAAGGGTTCATCAAGGATCAGCACTTCAGGACGGATGGATAATGCACGGGCGATCGACACACGCTGGCGCATACCACCAGAAAGCTCCTTGGGCTTTTTGTGCATTGCTTCGGTCAGCCCCACTAGCTCCAGAGAGTCCTTGGCAATTTTGATCTTTTCTTCTTTGGATTTCTCTTTATAAACTTGCTTAACCGCAAGATAGACATTTTCAAAGGCAGTCATCCAAGGTAAGAGCGAATAGTTTTGGAACACCACCATGCGATCGGGACCGGGACGAACGATTGGCTTCGATCGCAAACAAATTTCGCCAGAGGTAGGCTTATTAAAACCAGCCACCATGTTTAAAAGTGTCGATTTACCGCAGCCAGAATGACCGATGACACAGATAAACTCGCCTTCATAGACCGTCAAATTAACATCTTCGAGAACAGTATAAGGACCTCTAGGTGTTGGATAGACCTTAGAAACTCCATCCATGACTAGAAATGGATCTCTATTTATTTGCTGATTATTATCTGTAAGATCAAGAGTCTGCATAGGAGAAGGTTAAGGGAAAGATTTAAGTTGTGGGGAGGATGATTAGCTCTTGGCTTTTAGCTTTTAGCTTTTGGCTTTGATTTGTATTGAGAAGAAGCATGATTAACTTTGAAGATGTGTCTTTTAAGCTAAGAGCTAACCGCTAATAGCTAATCGCCAATAGCTAAAAAACTAAGCATCAGATTGAGCAACTAATTTGCTGACGTAGTAAACGACTTTATCGAGGATGAAGCCAACTAAACCGATGTAAACCAGAGCTAAAATCAGTTCGCTACTCTTTTGACTGTTGTAGCTATCCCAGATAAAGAAGCCGATACCAACACCACCTGTCAGCATTTCCGCCGCCACGATCGCTAACCACGATAGACCAACGGCAATCCGTAAACCTGTGAAAATGTAAGGTGCTGCTGAGGGCATCAGGATCGTGATGAAATAATCAAATTTGCTCAAGCGCAATACTCGCGAAACGTTGCGATAGTCTTGGGGAACTTGCTGTACACCGACAGCCGTATTCATCAAGATTGGCCAAATCGAAGTTACGAAGATCACAAATAAAGCCGCAGCTTCGGTAACATCTAGACCAACAGATTTCAGTGATTCGTTGACACCTTGGAAGGCGGACATAGCGATCGGTAGCCATGCAAGGGGAGGAATTGTCCGTAGAACTTGGAAGATGGGGTCAAAGGCGCGATAGAGAAATACGTTTGTGCCGATCGCAATACCAAAGGAGATACCGATAATCGCGGAAGCGGTATAGCCGATCGCCACACGACGTAAGCTGACCATCGTTTTTATGCCCAAGCCCTTCTCAATGGTGAGCTTTTCCTTAAGAGCTTGACGAGCAGGGCTGTCAGTTTTGTCCGCAGCACTAACATCAAAATAATCGCGATCAAAGAAGGGATTCCAAATATATTCTTGAGTTTCCTGCCAGACCTTACTTGGAGGTGGTAATGGAGGCGTTTTACCTGAGCAAAGTATTTGCCATGTTCCTAAAATAAAGAACAAAGCTATCACAGGCGGAATGATAAAACGCGCCTGCTTCTGAAACCATTCACCTATGTTATTAACCGAAAATCGTGACTTTAAGCTTCCTGCCGCCATTTTTTATATCTCCTACTTGCTTTAGAAAAGATGATGACAAGGGGCTTAAGCCCCTTGTTCGAGAATTAGATTCAGTTAATAATTAAGCCTTCTTAATCTTCAATCCTTTGAGGTATTCGCTGGGATTCTCTGGGTCAAACTTGACTCCATCAAAGAAAGTTTCGATGCCGCGAGAAGTACTCTTAGGAATATCAGCTTCTTTACCAATCATCTTCGCTGCTTCTTTCCATAGATCCTCGCGATTGACCTTATCGACAAGCTTCTTCGCATCGGTGTCAGCATCAAAATAGCCCCAACGCATATCTTCCGTTACGAACCAAAGGTCATGGCTCTTGAAAGGATAAGAAGCCGCATCTTTCCAGAACTTCATCGAAATATCTGGATTATCAACGGTGCGACCATCGCCGTAGTCAATCTTGCCTTGCTGTCTACCCAAAATCTCAGCAGGTGGAACTTTAAACCATTTATCAGCCCCAACAATCTTACACATCTCTTCTTTGTTTTCGGGTTGCTCACACCACACTTGAGCTTCGAGCACGGCGGCTAGCAAAGCCTTTGCCGCTTTAGGATTCTTATCAACCCAGTCAGCACGTAGAGAGAATGCTTTTTCAGGATGATCTTTCCACAATTCGCCCGTGACTAGCGCACTGTAGCCCGAATTTTGGGCGACTAGTCTCGCATTCCAAGGCTCACCCACACAGAATGCCTGCATGTTACCAGCCTTCATATTAGCAACCATTTGTGGTGGTGGGACGACAATCGTGCTCACATCCTTATCTGGATCAACTCCATTAGCTGCCAACCAATAGCGCATCCACAGATCGTGGGTTCCTCCAGGGAAAGTAACTGCACACTTGACATCCTTACCCCCAGCTTTAATTTTGGCAAAACTTTCCTTCAAGGAATCACTCTTAAGAGCAATTTTGAGTTCTTTAAATTCATTGGCAATAGAAATGGCTTGACCATTCGTGTTTAGCCTTGCCAAGATATACATTGGCACTTTTTTGCCATTGGTGATCTTACCTTCGGTTAGTAAATAAGGCATAGGGGTCAGAATATGCGCCCCATCAATACCACCAGCATCAGAACCGAGGGCGATATTATCTCGAGTTGTTCCCCAAGAAGCTTGCTTTAGAACTTCGACATCCTTCATACCATACTTAGCAAAGATACCCTTCTCTTTAGCAATAATGAGCGGAGAAGCATCAGTTAGGGCAATGAAACCAAGTTTTGCTTTGGTCACTTCAGGAGCATCGGCGGCACTAACTTTGGGTGTTGCTGTAGTTTTAGCGTCAGAGGTGGGTTTAGTATCAGTTTTCGGTGCTTCACCGCCACCACAGGCATTTAAAGCGATCGCGCTAACAGTAGACAGTCCTGCGGTGGTTAAAAACTTGCGACGAGAGAATGTACTCATGAATTTCCTTTAATAACTGATTGAGGTTTGAGAATCTAATTTTGAGGATTTTTAGCCAACGGCAACTAATTCGGCTGAAGGTTCAGCGATCGCCTGTTGTTTCGGGATAGCGCCAAAGTGTTCGACTAAAAGCTTGCCAACAACTTCGCGCAAATCCTCACAGGGGATTTTTTCCATTACACATTTGCCAAGATGAGCATCTTTGCCGACCGTGCCACCCATATAAATGTCAACACCATCGACAACCTTGCCATTCTTGCGAGTTTTGCAGCCCGTAAAGCCAATATCGGCAACCTGTGGCTGAGCGCAAGAGTTAGGACAGCCACTCCAATGAATCCGCACAACTTTAGGAAGATGGTAATCTTCGCTCAGTTGCTTAGTGAGTGCGAGGGAACGATTTTTAGTTTCCACGATCGCCACAGGACAGAATTGATTTCCTGTGCAGGAAACTAAACCACGCATGAGGTTGTCGGGATTAACGGGGAACTTCTGAAGGAGAGGTTCTTGCAAGAGTGCAGGTAATCGCTCATCACTGACATTAGTAATCAGTAAATTTTGCTCGACGGTAAGGCGCATATCGCCATTACCGTAGGTATCTGCAAGTCTTGCAAACTCGTACATATCAGGGGCATACATCCGTCCTACAGGAATTTGCAACCCTACATAATTCAATCCCGCTTGCTTTTGGGGATGAACGCCGATGTGGTCGCGCTTTTCCCATGCAATTTCATCTTTAGCGGCGGCGGTTGCCAATGATTTACCGAGCTGCTTCTCCACTTCGGCACGGAATTTTTCAATTCCCCATTCGTCAATTAAGAACATTAATCGTGATTTGGCACGATTCTCACGTAGTCCATGATCGCGATAGACAATTAGTAACGCTTCACAGAGAGCAACAACATCTTCAGGGGGAACCCAGACATTGAGAGGGATTGCTGCCTCGACCCGCTTCGCGGAGAAAAATCCGCCGACAAGTACATTAAATCCAAATCGAGTCTCAGTTGTATCAGTACTCTCTGATGAGCTATTACCTTGAGTCTGATTATAGATATGCCAGAATCCTGAAGGAATATCCCACTCTGGGCGTTGTCCTTCTGGCTTAGTAGTGACTGATGTCGTCTTCGCCACTTCTCTAAATGCAGGTACAAAGGCTAAATCATTGATTTCGGCATGGGTGGAATTATCGCGACAGCCTGCGATCGCAATGTTAAATTTGCGAGGTAAGTTGGTAAAAGCAGGATTACCTTCGCCATTATTAGTCAGTAAATTCTGAACTTGTATCGCTAATTCACGAGTATCGTAAAGCTCATCGGCATCAAGCCCTGCAACGGGTGAACCTGTAATATTACGCACGTTATCGATCGCCGATTGCACACTAGTTAAACCGACAGCACGAAACTTTGCGAACATTTCAGGCACATCTTCGATGAGAATGCCGCGCATTTGGATATTCTGACGGGTAGTAATATCAGCAACGCCATGCTCACCACACTTCTCAACTACTGAGGCGAGGACACGCATCTGATCGCTATTGAGCAAGCCATTGGGAATTCGCATCCGTACCATAAAACGTCCGGGGGTACTTTTGCGAAAGAAGATGCCGAGCCACTTTAAACGGTGCTGCAAGTCATCGTCATCGATCGCTTCCCAACCTATTGCGGCGAAGTGATCAATTTCGGCTTTAAGGGCAAGACCATCTTTGGCTGCTTTCAGGTCTTCAATTTTGTTTGCCATGTTATTTATCCTTGGCTCATGCTGGAGATGAATAAATAGATAGGGGCGATCGCAATTTATATAGATGTGTATATAAATGTGCAAAATCCCAAATATCTAACTCTCAAGCGCTATTTCAACTTGGTATAGGGTTTACACTACTTAACGTTTCGATCCCAATACGTATAAACAACTACATATTTTTAACTATTATTTAATAATTGCAATATCTACATGCAGTAACCGCATAGTTGCTTGCATTGTGTAAATATAAAGAACAAGGGGCTTAAGCCCCTTGTTCTTTATTGCCTATTGCTTCTCATGCTTGATCGCCTCCAAAAAATCCTCTCTCGCCATGGCATCGCCTCCCGTCGTGACGCAGAACAGATCATCCTGTCAGGTCGAGTTTGGGTCAATGGCAGACAAATTAAAGAATTAGGGACTAAAGCAGATCCCGATCGCGATCGCATTGAAGTAGATGGGAAGTTATTGCAAACTAATGCCCCAGAATTTGTATACCTATTACTTAATAAACCAACGGGCGTAGTATGTACCTGTGATGATCCCCAAGGTCGTAGGACAGTTCTCGATCTGTTGCCATCTCAATATCGCCATGTTTATCCAGTCGGACGATTGGACTACAACAGCAGTGGCGCGTTAATTTTGACCAATGATGGTGAATTTGCCAACTATCTGATGCACCCCCGTCACCATGTCGCCAAAACCTATGAAGTATGGGTTAAAGATATTCCTAGTCAACGAACCCTTAAGCAATGGCAAGAGGGGATCATCCTTGAAGGTAAACGCACCTTACCTTCAATTGTCAACATTCAACAGGTTGAAGAGAGTAAATCTCAAAAATCGCGTCAAAATCCGCGCACAAAATTGCAGATAGTATTGTCAGAAGGTCGTAACCGTCAAATCAGAAAAATAGCTGAATTACTAGGGCATCCCGTCTTAGCATTACATCGAGTAGCAATCGCCTCAATTTCAGTTGCTTCATTAAAAATTGGTAACTATCGATTATTGAACGAACAAGAAATTAAAAATTTATAGTGATTGCAAAGGAGCTTTAGGATATTAAAATTAGATAAGAGCAATGCAAGGGGGTACTCTCTGGGAATTTTTAGAGGATCTTGATAGTTGAGTGAGCAATGACAAAATCTAGGGATTATCCCCTATATGTTCAGATTTTGCTTTCAAATCTTTGCAAAATGTTATATTGATTGAGGGTAAGTAACTAAATCCAAATCAACTTACTCAAAATATAAACAACGCTCTATATAGAACTTGTGGCTAACTAAGGTGTGACTCAGCGTCAGATTTTACAAGCCAGTCAGTCCAATCTCTTCATATATGTCGTGAGTATTGTGAACATTACAACCTCCAAGCAAGCAGAGAAATT containing:
- the larE gene encoding ATP-dependent sacrificial sulfur transferase LarE; protein product: MLNATLSDKLDRLRHIFNEATEVLVAYSGGIDSTLVAKVAFDVLGDRALAITANSPSLLPADLAAATVQAEFIGIKHQIVQTDEMNNPNYTSNPINRCYFCKSELHDTLKPLAKTMGYGYVVDGLNADDLQDYRPGIQAAKERGVRSPLAEVGISKIEVRMLSQYLGMPWWDKPSQPCLSSRFPYGEEITVEKLRRVGNAEQYLRDHGWKGDIRVRSMGDTAKIEVPSDRLSELINIIDMSNLTKAFRDYGFTSITLDLEGFRSGKLNDAIAEVTKK
- a CDS encoding RNA 2'-phosphotransferase, whose protein sequence is MDKLRNTSISKFLSKYLRHEPAKIGLSLDVGGWVKVDDLLTASSKHNFVISREELEEVVATNAKQRFSFDPTGTLIRANQGHSVEVDLQLEPMQPPDVLYHGTAEKNVEAIGHLGLQKMSRHHVHLSMDLVTAKMVGQRHGKPVVFEVDAAAMYKAGSIFYCSANQVWLVDHVPPEYLQICIKQSL
- a CDS encoding molybdopterin oxidoreductase family protein, with protein sequence MSATTPSNASATPQIAKTLCPYCGVGCGLEVVETGKEPTLKFPDRFKVRGDRSHPSSQGMVCVKGATIAESIQKDRLLHPMMRDRLDQEFRQVSWDEALDAITNQIQQVLATKGADALCMYGSGQFQTEDYYIAQKLFKGCLGTNNFDANSRLCMSSAVSGYIKSFGSDGPPCCYEDLDLTDCLFAIGTNTAECHPIIFNRFRRHHKKNSHVKLIVVDPRRTQTAEVADLHLAIQPGTDIDLLNGIAHLLLLWDKCDRQFIENHTTGFAEFAEITQLYTPEFVSRRCGISIEDLELAAKYWAESQRVLSIWSMGVNQSTQGTAKVQCIINLHLLTAQIGKEGAGPFSLTGQPNAMGGREAGGLAHLLPGYRSVTNPEHRAELEAFWQLPSGKISPQVGRTAWDMIRGLEAHEVDFLWIAATNPAVSFPDLVRTKAALRRSPFTIYQDAYYPTETSAFAHVLLPATQWSEKTGTMTNSERCVTLCQAFQPPLGEARADWEIFAEVGKRLGFVDKFPFQNSAEVYAEFAQITRDRPCDITGLSHAKLSELGVIQWPNPDHAPELDHKHNKRLYTDWQFHTSDRKAKFGSYHSQGVFEVPDEQYPFILTTGRLYGHWHTQTRTGRIDKIRQMYPNPFIEIHPKDAAKFSIHNGDLVEVKSRRGSSKFPALVTEAIARGVLFVPMHWGKLWADNAEANALTHPEACPDSKQPELKACAVAIKLLC
- a CDS encoding nitrate ABC transporter ATP-binding protein (This model describes the ATP binding subunits of ATP-binding cassette (ABC) transporters for nitrate transport, or for bicarbonate transport, in bacteria and archaea.) → MSKFLEIDHISRVFKTNKGQPYVAVKDVYFEMKEGEFVSIIGHSGCGKSTVLNILSGLDRASEGGIVLEGREVREPGPDRMLVFQNHSLLPWLTVRQNIGLAVNRVLRDLPKEERRRIIQENIDLVGLSHAADKYPREISGGMKQRVGIARALSIKPKILLLDEPFGALDALTRGRLQEKLMQICDEHKISAVMITHDVDEALLLSDRIVMMTNGPEAKIGQVLTVDLPHPRKKLEAVNHPNYYRLRGEVVNFLDRQKQIKIERAKNKSNAAISLGNIEKTNLTIGYIPLTDCAPFAIAQEKGLFAKYGLDVTLSKETSWNDLAEGIREGRLDAAQMVTGMPLAITLGMGNKIPVPVVTSLTMSRNGNAITLSKRLQNEGVHDLASLKAYIDKFQDEAYNPAMGMVHHASMHNLLLRHWLASGGMEPDKDVDVIVIPPPQMVSNLMANNIIGYCVGEPWNVRAVHDNVGFVVATDLDIWRGHPEKVLGVRKDWAEQYPNTHLAVVKALLEASQFCEPLENRDEVVLTLAKPEYLNLDPTYIRPGFAGPYRVSTMAAKYDQDFCQFGVGNMPSRKEHLWVLTQMARWGLVNFPENYAEVIYNLLATNVYQQAAKELEIAIADEDRSPIALADGSVFDPNDPIAALQSMPYSRFTEASYFDPVKGFATKKVAVRQ
- a CDS encoding ABC transporter ATP-binding protein: MQTLDLTDNNQQINRDPFLVMDGVSKVYPTPRGPYTVLEDVNLTVYEGEFICVIGHSGCGKSTLLNMVAGFNKPTSGEICLRSKPIVRPGPDRMVVFQNYSLLPWMTAFENVYLAVKQVYKEKSKEEKIKIAKDSLELVGLTEAMHKKPKELSGGMRQRVSIARALSIRPEVLILDEPFGALDVMTREELQEELLAIWRKNRVTALMITHEIDEALFLADRIVMMSNGPAAHIAEVIDVPFARPRDRKVIADDPRYYSLRNYILEFLYSRFALADDAE
- the ntrB gene encoding nitrate ABC transporter permease, whose translation is MAAGSLKSRFSVNNIGEWFQKQARFIIPPVIALFFILGTWQILCSGKTPPLPPPSKVWQETQEYIWNPFFDRDYFDVSAADKTDSPARQALKEKLTIEKGLGIKTMVSLRRVAIGYTASAIIGISFGIAIGTNVFLYRAFDPIFQVLRTIPPLAWLPIAMSAFQGVNESLKSVGLDVTEAAALFVIFVTSIWPILMNTAVGVQQVPQDYRNVSRVLRLSKFDYFITILMPSAAPYIFTGLRIAVGLSWLAIVAAEMLTGGVGIGFFIWDSYNSQKSSELILALVYIGLVGFILDKVVYYVSKLVAQSDA
- a CDS encoding CmpA/NrtA family ABC transporter substrate-binding protein, which produces MSTFSRRKFLTTAGLSTVSAIALNACGGGEAPKTDTKPTSDAKTTATPKVSAADAPEVTKAKLGFIALTDASPLIIAKEKGIFAKYGMKDVEVLKQASWGTTRDNIALGSDAGGIDGAHILTPMPYLLTEGKITNGKKVPMYILARLNTNGQAISIANEFKELKIALKSDSLKESFAKIKAGGKDVKCAVTFPGGTHDLWMRYWLAANGVDPDKDVSTIVVPPPQMVANMKAGNMQAFCVGEPWNARLVAQNSGYSALVTGELWKDHPEKAFSLRADWVDKNPKAAKALLAAVLEAQVWCEQPENKEEMCKIVGADKWFKVPPAEILGRQQGKIDYGDGRTVDNPDISMKFWKDAASYPFKSHDLWFVTEDMRWGYFDADTDAKKLVDKVNREDLWKEAAKMIGKEADIPKSTSRGIETFFDGVKFDPENPSEYLKGLKIKKA